DNA sequence from the Candidatus Peregrinibacteria bacterium genome:
GTTCAAATTCAAAAAGAAGTTTCTTCTGTGTCTTCTCAAGTTTCCCAAGGAACTCCTCAGCAGAGGAATGTTATCGATATTACGGAAAGCGCTCCTGAGCCTTCAGAAGCTCATGAAGAAACAACTCCTGAATGGCTTAAAGATAGCAATAGTAATACTCCTCAGCCAATTTCAGGAACAGATGAATCTTCTCATGAAGATGTTCCTGACTGGCTCAAAGATACTCATGCTGATTCCGAAAAGGCTCATGATAATGATGAAACATCTCATGAGGAACAAACCCAGAGTGAACAGGTTCCTGACTGGCTGCACGAGAATATCGGGCCAGAAACACCAGCAGCATCTGTACCTTCGACTTCTTCTGAAGAAAATGGTGATATTTTAGGTTCGGATGAAGTACCTCACGAATCTCATGATGATATAGAAGAATCAGAGGAAGTACCTGAAGTTATTAGTGAAACTGAGGCTTCAGAAGACGAAAATCAGGAAAGTGAAGAAAATGAACTGACTGGAGAGGTTGCTCCTCCACCAGTTTCAAATCAGAATTCTTCCGAAAATGCTCCCCTTCCGCCACCTGAGGAAGAAGCGCTTCCAGATTGGCTCAAGGGAGAGAAGTAGGAATCAGGAAGTAGGAATCAGGAATTAGGAATTAGGGATCAGGAATTAGAACAATACTTAAAGTGGGAGCATTCGTCCACGCGTGCCCAAAAAAGTCTTATTTTTTCTGTGAAGATAAGTATTCGAACACCGAATTCGCCGCAATGCTTCCTTCTCCGATCGCAGTAGCGATTTGATGAAAATGATTCGAAAGATTGGTGACGTCTCCGGCGGCATAGAGGCCGCGAACAGCAGTTGATTGATCTTTGTTCACGATAAGGAATCCTCCTTTATCTTTCTCCAATCCGAATTTATCAACAAGAGTAGTGTTTGGAGTAGAACCAATTTCAACAAAAGCTCCGACGACATCTTCGATCAGAGTCCCATTTGTGAGTTCAATTTTTTCCAATTTTTGTGTTCCGTGAAATTGTTTCACTTCTGAATTATACAAAATCTGAATATTTGCTCTTTTTTCGAGCTCACCGACCCAAATCGGTTCTGCTCGCATCTTTTCTTTCCGAACGATGAGATACACTTTCGGGCAAAGATCGGCTAAATAAAGTGCCGCAGTTGCGGCAGAATCGCCGCCGCCAATAATTGCGGTAACCTTGTTTCGAAAGAAAAATCCATCACATGTAGCGCAATAGGTAATTCCTTTCCCATCAAGTTCTTTCTCTCCGAGAGCACCTAATTTTTTCGTTTTTGTTCCGACTGTAAGAATTAGAGACCTCGTCATTGTTGCTTCAGAAATCCCACGTTTTAGAGTAAATGTTCCGTCTGAATTTTGGATAATCTCAGTAACTTCGTCATTTTGGACTTCCACTCCATATTCTATGGCGTGTTCCCGAAATTTTTTCATGAGTTCCGGGCCTTTAATGGAGATAAATCCCGGATAATTCTCGACATCATGCGCCTGAGCAGTTTGTCCTCCTTCTTGACTTCCAATCACGAGTGTTTTGAGTTTATATCGAACAGAATAGATTGCCGCGGCATATCCAGCAGCTCCAGAACCGATAATAACGACATCGTACATGAGTATTTCTTAAAAAAATCGGGCAGGGAAAGGGTATCAAAAAAGAAATGTTTGAAGAAATAAGAATGATTGACATTTTATGTATCTTAATCATAATTACAACAATGAACACTTTGCAATTTATGAATTTATATTTCGTTTTAATATGCAGCTACGTCAAATCAGACTTACTGACGATGAAAAACAGGAATTAGAAGAACTCACCTGTCTTCTTCAAGAAATTAAAAAAGCACCAAATGAAATGGCACTGTGTAAAATAGCAGAAAGAATTAACAGTTCTATACGTGACTTATTGAGTAATATTCTTGGATATATTGATGCAGAAGTTCTATCTGAAACGATTAGAGATTATCGAGAAATAAGACCAGATTCTCTGACCGTCCTAAAGAATAAAATGTTTCAATGGCTTGAAGAGGCAGTAGCGGAACTATCTCTTAAGTAAAGCGAGAGATCTTCAAAGAACAGTAAGAAAAAATTATTGATCACTTTCATTTCCCCGCACTCTCTTCCTGCTTCATGATGTCTTCTGGTTTCGTAGTAATAATTTTATCTTCCGTATACGAAGCAATAATCTGAATTGCAACGTGTTTGAGTCCAGCGAAGAAAATTCCCTGACCAATTCCGGAATTGAGGAGAAGATATTTTTCTCCTTCGGTAAGATTAAAGACTTTCGTAAGTACTTCCGCTGCGGTGGGAGATTGTTTCAGAAGAAGTTGCATAGATGAGTTTGTGATAATTGGCTTTCCGAAATCGCTCTTCAAAAAGTCCTCTACATCCTGAGTAATTGTGGAAACTCCGAGATAGTATTTTCTCGCCCTTTTCACAAGTCCATACAAAAATCGCGCAGAATCTTCGTATTGCATCATAATCCACGCCTCGTCGACCACAAGAATCCTCTTTTTCATCGACGACCTCACCCTGTTCCAGATGAAATTCAGAATAATATAAATTGCAATTGGTCTCAGTGATTCTTCGAGATCACGAATTTGAAAAACGACGAGTCCACCAGAAAGATCAATATTCGTTGATTGATTGAAGAGTCCAGAAAACGTTCCCGAAGTATATTTCTGCAGACGTTCCTTGAGATTTTCTGCGCCTTTAATCGTGCCGAGGACATCATACAAATCTTGCATGGTAGGCGGTTCAACTTTTCCCGGATCTTCCGTTTCCATCGTAATGCCTTTGAGCGCATAAGTATCGAGAAGCGCTCTGTCCATAACGCCTTCCTCCGTCGGACTCAGTTTTCCGAGCATAAGATTAAAGAGACCATGAAGCGCAATGATGTTTCCGCGAAGGAGATCTCCGGGGCGAATTACTTCACCTTGAAATGGAGAAGGAAGATCAAAAGGATTGATTCGTCTCTCAGAATTTAAAGACACTTTGAGAAGTTTTCCCCCAACAGTTTCGCAGAGCGCTTCATACTCATTTTCCGGATCGATGACAATTACATCCGTTCCCATCATTATCGAACGAAGAATTTCGAGTTTTACCGCATACGATTTTCCCGCTCCAGATTTCGCAAAAATTACAGAATTCGCATTTTCGAGACTGAATCGATCAAAAATAATAAGCGAATCATTATGGCGATTCAGTCCATAGAGAATTCCATCATTTGAAGTGAGTTCTGAACTTGTGAAGGGAAAACTTGTTGAGAGCGGCGAAGTATTCATATTTCTGAGGACTTCGATTTCATCTGAACAAATGGGAAGAGTTGAGTTAAAACCGTGTTCCTGTTGTAAATTTGCACTCTTCGTGAGGATGAGTTTTCCTCCGAGAATCGATTCGAGGTGCGTTTGGACTTTTCTGAGCTTCTCCAAACTTTCTGAATAAATCGTGAGATACAGGGCAAAATGAAAGAATTTTTCCTGTCCTCGCTGGAGCTTATCTCTGAGTTCTTCGGCATCCTGGAGCGAAGCTTCAATTGCGGGATCACGCACCATTCCTCGATCTCGGTTGAGATGAATGGTAGATTGCATTTGCGCGACTTTGTTGCGAAGTACTTTCATAATTGCAGCGGATTCACTCGGATAAATAAACATCGAAATATCCAAAGTAGCATCCAGATTAATCGCTGGAGAAAGCCAGTTGGCATCAATAAATCGCGGATATCCGTACACATAAAAACTTCTTGTGAAAATTCCTCCAATTTTGAGGTGATCAAAATTGATTTCCATTGATGAAGGCGCAATGAGATCTTTGATCGTTGCGAGTCCTTCTCGATACATCCTTTCGGCTTCCTTAATTCTCTTTTCCTCATCGGCCGTAAGCCCAACATTTCCTTTCTTTGCTGCTCCCTCGATAACTTTTGCTTCAGCATGAGCCGCCTTTTGAGATGCTGTTTTTCTTCCAAAAAGCCGTGCAAAAAATCCGAGTTTTTCTGGAGGTTGCGGAATAATCGGCTGCATGGAATTTGGCTGATTTTGAACAGGCGTTTCTCGCGACGGCAATGGTTCCTGAGATGGATGCATGGGAGCAGGCTGCTGAGCTTGCACCTCTGCAGGAGAGAATTGAACATGTGTTTGCTGATTTTGTGGAGTTGGATTTGGCATTAGAAGAGAAATATCTTCATGAAGATTTCCCTTTATTATCTCATAAAAAGCCCTGAAAATCAACAAAAATGAAGCGATTCTCTTGTTATGTTGAATACGATTTCAGCTCTTTTCTCTGCCTCTTCCACTCCGGACAAAATCCGCCTACAATTGCCCAAAATTTTCTTGAATGATTCATTTCTTTTATGTGACAAAGCTCATGAATCATCACATACTGCCGAAGATGCGCTGGAAGTTTCATAAGCGCGGCATTCAACGAGATATTTCCTTTTCTGCTACAACTCCCCCACTTTGACGTTTGCGAACGGATTTTGAGACGCGAATATGGGATTCCAATATTTTTGCTGATGTCATCGAGTTCAGGCGGCAGAAATTCCTCCGCGCTCCTCTTCAAAAAACTCCGAAAATACATTTCTCCATGTTTCTCGGTATCCGCGCCAATGAGAACTTTCCCGAGATGAAATTTCACTGCTCCTGGCTGCAACTCATCAGAAAGCTCGAGAGTGAACTCTTTTCCCTGCACCACAAATACACTTTTCTGACTTT
Encoded proteins:
- a CDS encoding M48 family metallopeptidase, whose amino-acid sequence is MKFPFDIIFTRKKVKYLRIKIRSKCLLEVVLPIFFPKKRALFFIDRKREWILESLQKFEKSQKSVFVVQGKEFTLELSDELQPGAVKFHLGKVLIGADTEKHGEMYFRSFLKRSAEEFLPPELDDISKNIGIPYSRLKIRSQTSKWGSCSRKGNISLNAALMKLPAHLRQYVMIHELCHIKEMNHSRKFWAIVGGFCPEWKRQRKELKSYST
- a CDS encoding FAD-dependent oxidoreductase, which gives rise to MYDVVIIGSGAAGYAAAIYSVRYKLKTLVIGSQEGGQTAQAHDVENYPGFISIKGPELMKKFREHAIEYGVEVQNDEVTEIIQNSDGTFTLKRGISEATMTRSLILTVGTKTKKLGALGEKELDGKGITYCATCDGFFFRNKVTAIIGGGDSAATAALYLADLCPKVYLIVRKEKMRAEPIWVGELEKRANIQILYNSEVKQFHGTQKLEKIELTNGTLIEDVVGAFVEIGSTPNTTLVDKFGLEKDKGGFLIVNKDQSTAVRGLYAAGDVTNLSNHFHQIATAIGEGSIAANSVFEYLSSQKK
- a CDS encoding DUF87 domain-containing protein, which codes for MQPIIPQPPEKLGFFARLFGRKTASQKAAHAEAKVIEGAAKKGNVGLTADEEKRIKEAERMYREGLATIKDLIAPSSMEINFDHLKIGGIFTRSFYVYGYPRFIDANWLSPAINLDATLDISMFIYPSESAAIMKVLRNKVAQMQSTIHLNRDRGMVRDPAIEASLQDAEELRDKLQRGQEKFFHFALYLTIYSESLEKLRKVQTHLESILGGKLILTKSANLQQEHGFNSTLPICSDEIEVLRNMNTSPLSTSFPFTSSELTSNDGILYGLNRHNDSLIIFDRFSLENANSVIFAKSGAGKSYAVKLEILRSIMMGTDVIVIDPENEYEALCETVGGKLLKVSLNSERRINPFDLPSPFQGEVIRPGDLLRGNIIALHGLFNLMLGKLSPTEEGVMDRALLDTYALKGITMETEDPGKVEPPTMQDLYDVLGTIKGAENLKERLQKYTSGTFSGLFNQSTNIDLSGGLVVFQIRDLEESLRPIAIYIILNFIWNRVRSSMKKRILVVDEAWIMMQYEDSARFLYGLVKRARKYYLGVSTITQDVEDFLKSDFGKPIITNSSMQLLLKQSPTAAEVLTKVFNLTEGEKYLLLNSGIGQGIFFAGLKHVAIQIIASYTEDKIITTKPEDIMKQEESAGK